A window of the Microbulbifer aggregans genome harbors these coding sequences:
- the tatB gene encoding Sec-independent protein translocase protein TatB — translation MFDIGFFELLLVAVVGLLVVGPERLPDAIRTTARWWSGLKRTLHNAREELEREVGADDIRRELHNERILRELEEGRRELEASVREPLAEGTLEREDVELPETSRAEASDYLPEDERRIGGSDHLPEDEEELEDPEYPEHLHDHGDPEFNPHHPDHFTDEPRSPKDEDKSA, via the coding sequence GTGTTTGATATCGGTTTTTTTGAGCTGTTACTGGTAGCAGTTGTCGGCCTGCTGGTGGTGGGCCCGGAGCGGCTGCCGGATGCGATACGCACCACGGCACGCTGGTGGTCCGGGCTCAAACGCACGCTGCACAACGCTCGCGAGGAACTTGAGCGCGAGGTGGGTGCCGACGACATCCGCCGCGAGCTGCACAACGAGCGTATCCTTCGTGAGCTGGAGGAGGGCCGCCGGGAGCTGGAGGCATCGGTGCGGGAGCCGCTGGCCGAGGGCACGCTCGAACGAGAAGACGTCGAGCTGCCGGAAACCTCTCGCGCCGAGGCATCGGACTACCTCCCTGAAGACGAAAGGCGGATAGGAGGCTCGGATCACCTTCCCGAGGATGAGGAGGAGCTGGAGGACCCGGAGTACCCCGAGCACTTGCACGATCACGGTGATCCGGAATTCAATCCCCACCATCCGGATCACTTCACAGACGAGCCCCGCTCACCCAAGGACGAAGACAAATCCGCATGA
- the tatA gene encoding Sec-independent protein translocase subunit TatA translates to MGFGGISIWQLLIILVIVLLLFGTKRLKNLGGDLGGAIKGFKKAMKDEGKSEDAEGEDKPKETKRLEHEEAEKPKSESEQHKDKQSHDK, encoded by the coding sequence ATGGGTTTTGGCGGCATCAGTATCTGGCAGCTGCTCATCATTCTGGTCATCGTGCTGCTGCTTTTCGGCACCAAGCGTCTGAAAAATCTCGGCGGTGACCTGGGCGGTGCGATCAAGGGCTTCAAGAAAGCCATGAAGGACGAGGGCAAGTCCGAGGACGCCGAGGGCGAGGACAAGCCCAAGGAAACCAAGCGCCTGGAACATGAAGAGGCGGAGAAGCCGAAATCAGAGTCCGAGCAGCACAAAGACAAACAGTCCCACGACAAATAA
- a CDS encoding phosphoribosyl-ATP diphosphatase, which translates to MSDVLRELDAVLESRKSAGDAEASYVASLHRKGLNKILEKVGEEATEVILAAKDAERGGDRQAMIAETADLWFHSLVMLSHLGADSQDVLRELGHRFGLSGLEEKASRSATQEQGQ; encoded by the coding sequence ATGAGTGACGTACTGCGTGAACTGGATGCGGTGCTCGAGAGCCGCAAAAGCGCTGGCGATGCCGAGGCCTCTTACGTGGCCAGCCTGCATCGCAAGGGGCTGAACAAGATTTTGGAAAAAGTTGGTGAGGAAGCTACGGAGGTGATTCTCGCCGCAAAGGATGCCGAGCGCGGCGGTGACCGGCAGGCGATGATCGCCGAGACCGCCGACCTCTGGTTTCACTCCCTGGTGATGCTTTCTCACCTGGGGGCCGATTCACAGGACGTATTGCGCGAACTGGGGCACCGTTTCGGCCTCTCGGGCCTGGAGGAAAAGGCCTCGCGCTCTGCCACGCAGGAGCAAGGGCAATAA
- the hisI gene encoding phosphoribosyl-AMP cyclohydrolase, with amino-acid sequence MTGKAVTEVSTEDSLIDAVRWNEDGLVPAIAQDARTGRVLMMAWMNRESLQLTAAEGRAVYWSRSRGKLWRKGESSGHEQQIREIRLDCDGDTVLLVVEQRGGIACHTGRTSCFYRVLDGERWLVNQPVIKNPDDIYE; translated from the coding sequence GTGACAGGCAAAGCAGTGACCGAGGTTTCGACGGAAGACAGCTTGATCGACGCCGTGCGCTGGAATGAGGATGGACTGGTGCCGGCCATCGCGCAGGACGCCAGGACAGGCCGCGTGCTGATGATGGCGTGGATGAACCGGGAGTCCCTGCAGCTGACCGCCGCCGAGGGCCGGGCTGTCTACTGGTCCCGTTCCCGGGGCAAACTGTGGCGCAAGGGCGAGTCGTCCGGACACGAGCAGCAGATCCGCGAGATCCGCCTCGACTGTGACGGTGATACGGTATTGCTGGTAGTGGAACAGCGCGGCGGTATCGCCTGCCACACCGGCCGCACCAGCTGCTTTTACCGCGTACTGGACGGTGAGCGGTGGCTGGTCAACCAGCCGGTCATCAAAAACCCGGACGACATTTATGAGTGA
- the ubiB gene encoding ubiquinone biosynthesis regulatory protein kinase UbiB — protein sequence MPAGRSLTIARVFLRYRLDTLLPSAERPLWIRLLWSPLRLLPQPKLSRGARLRRALEELGPIFVKFGQLLSTRPDLLPPDVVEELNHLQDNVAPFPSDQCTARIEAALEAPIDTLFAQFDRTPLASASVAQVHGAVLPDGESVVVKVLRPGIDKVIQQDLRLLAVIARWIRRYVPDGRRLRPVEVVEDYRHTIEGELDLVREAANATELKRNFSGSPLLYVPEVHWDYTRETVMVMERIDGIPVTDLEQLRAQNTNMQLLAERGVEIFFKQVFEHNFFHADMHPGNIFVSRQHPERPKYIAIDTAIVGSLSREDQYYLARNLLAMFRRDYRMVAELHVQSGWVRADTPINTFEAAIRAVCEPIFEKPLGEISFARVLISLFQTARRFDMAVQPQLVLLQKTLLNIEGLGRQLYPELDLWKTAHPFLERWMRDRIHPRTILGEIKRYGPEWLEKFPQLPQMVYSALDQSREMAPQLQAIGSALESTNRRGRSRYLRRAAAVLLAVGAAAVAAPQWLAALPPAGIAMAVAALVLVLWP from the coding sequence ATGCCGGCAGGTCGCAGCCTCACCATCGCCCGCGTTTTCCTGCGCTACCGCCTCGACACCCTGTTGCCGAGCGCGGAGCGGCCGCTGTGGATACGACTGCTGTGGTCGCCGCTGCGCCTGCTGCCACAGCCGAAACTGAGCCGCGGCGCGCGGCTGCGCCGGGCCCTGGAGGAGCTGGGCCCGATTTTCGTCAAGTTCGGCCAGCTGCTCTCGACACGCCCGGATCTGTTGCCTCCGGATGTGGTGGAAGAGCTGAACCATCTGCAGGACAACGTGGCGCCCTTCCCTTCGGACCAGTGCACTGCCCGCATCGAGGCAGCGCTAGAGGCCCCGATCGACACGCTTTTTGCCCAGTTCGACCGCACGCCGCTGGCCTCCGCCTCGGTGGCGCAGGTGCACGGCGCGGTGCTGCCCGATGGCGAATCGGTCGTGGTCAAAGTCCTGCGTCCGGGTATCGACAAGGTCATCCAGCAGGATCTGCGCCTGCTGGCGGTGATCGCCCGCTGGATTCGCCGTTATGTCCCCGATGGCCGCCGCTTGCGGCCGGTGGAGGTGGTGGAGGACTACCGTCACACCATTGAGGGCGAGCTGGACCTGGTGCGTGAGGCGGCCAATGCCACCGAGCTCAAACGCAATTTCTCCGGCTCGCCGCTGCTCTATGTGCCCGAAGTGCACTGGGACTACACCCGCGAGACCGTAATGGTGATGGAGCGCATCGACGGTATCCCGGTCACGGATCTGGAGCAGCTGCGGGCACAGAACACCAATATGCAGCTCCTGGCTGAGCGCGGCGTGGAGATCTTCTTCAAGCAGGTGTTCGAGCACAATTTCTTCCATGCCGACATGCACCCGGGCAATATCTTCGTCTCGCGCCAGCACCCGGAGCGACCGAAGTACATCGCCATCGACACCGCCATCGTCGGTAGCCTGTCACGCGAGGACCAGTACTATCTGGCCCGCAATCTGCTGGCCATGTTCCGCCGTGACTACCGTATGGTGGCGGAACTGCATGTGCAGAGTGGCTGGGTGCGTGCCGACACGCCCATCAATACCTTCGAGGCGGCGATCCGTGCCGTTTGCGAACCGATCTTCGAAAAGCCGCTGGGAGAGATCTCCTTCGCCCGGGTGCTGATCAGCCTGTTCCAGACCGCGCGCCGGTTCGATATGGCGGTGCAGCCGCAGCTGGTGCTGCTGCAGAAGACCCTGCTCAATATCGAGGGGCTGGGACGCCAGCTTTATCCGGAACTGGATCTGTGGAAGACTGCCCATCCATTTTTGGAGCGCTGGATGCGCGACCGCATCCACCCGCGGACGATTTTGGGCGAGATCAAGCGTTACGGGCCCGAGTGGCTGGAGAAGTTTCCCCAGCTGCCGCAGATGGTGTACTCGGCGCTGGACCAGTCGCGGGAAATGGCACCCCAGTTGCAGGCTATCGGCAGTGCGCTGGAGTCCACCAACCGGCGCGGTCGCAGTCGCTATCTGCGCCGCGCGGCCGCGGTGCTGTTGGCCGTGGGGGCCGCAGCGGTGGCTGCGCCCCAGTGGCTGGCCGCCCTGCCGCCAGCGGGAATCGCCATGGCGGTGGCCGCATTGGTACTGGTGCTCTGGCCCTGA
- a CDS encoding ubiquinone biosynthesis accessory factor UbiJ — MDPTFRSGFDAALESAINAALSCDPATRARLKTLDGRALALDLTAPRMQLILCVEGDEVRLRQHWEGQVDTRLTGSPIALLRLLKDDSATPAKLGVAITGSSALLQQLQQILQDLDIDWEAPLSRLVGDVPAHSIGNVLRSADAWLRQSLGDAPRAAAEAISEEWQLTPPRAQFESFADDLAELALATDRLEARLNILKQKLSPREAP; from the coding sequence TTGGACCCCACATTCCGCTCTGGCTTCGACGCCGCGCTGGAGAGCGCCATCAACGCTGCACTGAGCTGTGATCCCGCGACCCGCGCTCGTCTGAAAACTCTCGATGGCCGCGCCCTGGCGTTGGACCTGACCGCTCCGCGCATGCAGTTGATTCTGTGTGTGGAAGGGGACGAGGTGCGCCTGCGCCAGCACTGGGAGGGGCAGGTGGACACCCGTCTGACCGGCTCGCCAATTGCCCTGCTCCGGCTGTTGAAAGACGACAGCGCCACGCCGGCCAAACTGGGTGTTGCCATTACCGGTTCCAGTGCCCTGCTGCAGCAATTGCAGCAGATACTGCAAGATCTGGATATCGATTGGGAGGCGCCACTGTCGCGCCTGGTCGGTGACGTGCCGGCCCATTCCATCGGCAATGTCCTGCGCTCCGCCGACGCCTGGTTGCGACAGAGCCTGGGTGACGCCCCTCGCGCTGCCGCCGAAGCGATCAGCGAGGAGTGGCAATTGACACCACCGCGCGCCCAGTTCGAGTCATTTGCCGATGACCTGGCCGAGCTGGCATTGGCGACGGATCGGCTGGAGGCGCGGCTGAATATCCTGAAGCAGAAGCTCTCCCCGCGGGAGGCGCCGTAG
- the ubiE gene encoding bifunctional demethylmenaquinone methyltransferase/2-methoxy-6-polyprenyl-1,4-benzoquinol methylase UbiE yields MTDRKTTHFGYQEVPVEEKAGRVAEVFHSVAARYDVMNDLMSGGVHRLWKRFTIELSGARPGQTILDIAGGTGDLTARFSRIVGPEGQVVLADINESMLRVGRDRLMDRGIAGNVEPVQADAQYLPFPDNTFDCITIAFGLRNVTDKDLALRSMLRVLKPGGRLLVLEFSRPQSKLLEKVYDQYSFRLLPFMGKLVADDADSYRYLAESIRMHPDQETLKQMMADAGFVDCEYHNMTGGIVALHRGIKP; encoded by the coding sequence ATGACCGACCGCAAGACGACCCATTTCGGCTACCAGGAAGTTCCGGTGGAGGAGAAGGCCGGACGTGTGGCCGAGGTATTTCACTCGGTGGCGGCGCGCTACGACGTGATGAACGACCTGATGTCCGGTGGCGTCCACCGCCTGTGGAAGCGCTTCACCATCGAGCTCTCCGGCGCGCGCCCAGGCCAGACGATCCTGGATATCGCCGGTGGCACCGGTGATCTGACCGCGCGCTTCTCACGCATCGTCGGCCCGGAGGGGCAGGTGGTGCTGGCGGATATCAACGAATCCATGCTGCGAGTGGGCCGCGACCGTCTGATGGATCGGGGCATCGCGGGCAATGTGGAGCCGGTACAGGCTGACGCCCAGTACCTGCCGTTCCCGGATAATACCTTTGACTGCATCACCATCGCCTTCGGTCTGCGCAATGTCACCGACAAGGACCTGGCCCTGCGCTCGATGCTGCGGGTGCTGAAGCCCGGCGGTCGCCTGCTGGTGCTGGAGTTCTCCAGGCCGCAGTCGAAGCTGCTGGAAAAGGTCTACGACCAGTATTCCTTCCGCCTGCTGCCGTTTATGGGCAAGCTGGTGGCCGACGACGCCGACAGCTACCGCTACCTGGCAGAGAGCATCCGCATGCACCCGGACCAGGAAACCCTGAAGCAGATGATGGCGGATGCCGGCTTTGTGGACTGCGAATACCACAATATGACCGGTGGCATCGTGGCCCTGCACCGCGGCATCAAACCCTGA
- a CDS encoding TonB-dependent receptor plug domain-containing protein — protein MKGNLLSMAIRGAILAAVGVTPAFAQESSSDDSQKVSDGTIEQITVTGSRITRPNAVSPTPVTSLTSEDINLGGDVNLGDVLNDLPALRSTFSGNNSGRFIGTVGLNLLDLRGMGTSRTLVLQDGRRHIASSIGTSAVDVNTIPEDLLERVDVITGGASAIYGADAVTGVVNFVMKDDFEGVKISAYGSDTDNGGAETTEMSITFGQNFFDGRANIAGSIQTSSRDDVYGYDREWITKGYGTLRNPENTGPEDGIPDRIVVENYTLPVLSEAGFAYTPLGLITFDEDGTARPVEYGSICDSSGRCSGGDGYRWIGQYQMYPRTENTNVFVKGRYDLTDSMQLFAEAKYVNNEAESFGQASFSYDGYSSTNPFLDDSLSQALVDAGIGGFGMYRMHSDLGYRGNLADRETQRYVLGVKGDIDGNWNYETSLVWGEYDGNVRYLNNRHNARFAEAINAVEIDGEIVCADAEARANGCQPLDLFGEGRASQEAIDYVMLQNTGSYENMTQMVASGFVSGDLINLPAGPLSVAGGFEYREETSSVDYDQIIKDGATFMNALAPTDGEYDVSEVYVEASAPLLGGLPGVQSLTFDTAYRASDYSTIGSTGAWKAGLDWTVYDDLRFRATASEAVRAPNIDELFAPLGQNFFNVDDPCDADEIPYAPDPALRAANCAALGLAADYQSPWNEGPTLPGFSGGNENLQEETATTFTYGLVFTPGFAEGLTLTVDYWDIEIEDAISYYGGQTILDKCVDGSSINNAFCGNIERDANGDLVSLTSSALNASALTARGIDYEVRYQFALADVFNSDDLGSLTLSLLGTHLLERNDYSFQDDPSDVDQIDGELGDPTDTFISNVTYRYGNLSVNWRHQYIDSMALFSIGDARPESAAPPYTGKVGYNSLQSRYLFQDSIEVFGGVNNIEDKAPPAYLTGTGGGSGMYDTLGRTFYLGANYTF, from the coding sequence ATGAAAGGAAATCTACTATCCATGGCGATCCGCGGCGCTATCCTCGCCGCTGTCGGCGTAACGCCGGCATTCGCCCAGGAAAGTTCTTCTGACGATAGCCAGAAAGTATCGGACGGGACAATCGAACAGATCACCGTAACCGGTTCACGGATCACGCGTCCGAACGCAGTGAGCCCGACCCCGGTAACCTCACTCACATCCGAAGACATCAATCTCGGTGGTGACGTAAACCTGGGTGACGTACTGAACGACCTGCCCGCCCTGCGCTCCACCTTCTCCGGCAACAACTCCGGCCGCTTTATCGGTACCGTCGGCCTCAACCTGCTGGACCTGCGTGGCATGGGCACGTCCCGCACCCTGGTGCTGCAGGATGGCCGTCGCCACATCGCCTCCTCCATCGGCACCTCCGCGGTGGACGTGAACACCATCCCGGAAGACCTGCTGGAGCGCGTTGACGTGATCACCGGCGGTGCTTCCGCCATTTATGGCGCGGACGCGGTTACCGGCGTGGTCAACTTCGTCATGAAGGATGACTTCGAGGGCGTCAAGATCAGTGCCTACGGCAGTGACACCGACAACGGTGGTGCAGAAACCACCGAAATGAGCATTACCTTCGGTCAAAACTTCTTCGACGGTCGCGCCAACATTGCCGGTAGCATCCAAACCTCCAGCCGTGACGATGTCTACGGTTACGACCGCGAGTGGATCACCAAGGGCTATGGCACCCTGCGCAACCCTGAAAACACTGGTCCGGAAGACGGCATTCCCGATCGTATCGTTGTCGAGAACTACACCCTGCCAGTATTGAGTGAAGCCGGCTTCGCCTACACTCCCCTGGGCCTGATTACCTTTGACGAGGACGGCACTGCCCGCCCGGTAGAATACGGCAGCATCTGTGACTCTTCCGGTCGCTGCAGCGGCGGTGACGGCTATCGCTGGATCGGCCAGTACCAGATGTATCCGCGCACCGAGAACACCAACGTGTTCGTCAAAGGTCGTTACGATCTGACCGATTCCATGCAGCTGTTCGCGGAAGCCAAGTATGTGAACAACGAAGCAGAGAGCTTCGGTCAGGCCAGCTTCAGTTACGATGGCTACTCCTCCACCAACCCGTTCCTGGACGACAGCCTCTCCCAGGCTCTGGTTGACGCCGGCATCGGTGGCTTCGGCATGTATCGCATGCACTCCGATCTCGGCTACCGCGGCAACCTGGCCGACCGGGAAACCCAGCGCTACGTTCTCGGCGTCAAGGGCGATATCGACGGCAACTGGAACTACGAGACCAGCCTCGTCTGGGGTGAGTATGACGGCAATGTCCGCTACCTGAACAACCGCCACAATGCCCGTTTCGCTGAGGCCATCAACGCCGTCGAGATCGATGGAGAAATCGTCTGTGCCGATGCGGAGGCCCGCGCCAATGGCTGTCAGCCCCTGGATCTGTTCGGTGAAGGCCGTGCCTCCCAGGAAGCGATCGACTACGTCATGCTGCAGAACACCGGTTCTTACGAGAACATGACACAGATGGTTGCCTCCGGCTTTGTCAGCGGTGATCTGATCAACCTGCCTGCAGGCCCCCTGTCTGTGGCCGGTGGTTTCGAATACCGCGAAGAGACCAGCAGCGTCGATTACGATCAGATCATCAAGGATGGGGCGACGTTCATGAACGCGCTGGCTCCGACTGATGGTGAGTACGATGTCAGCGAAGTCTATGTGGAAGCCTCCGCACCACTGCTGGGCGGCCTGCCGGGCGTCCAGAGCCTGACGTTCGACACTGCCTACCGCGCTTCTGACTACTCCACCATCGGCAGCACCGGTGCCTGGAAAGCCGGTCTCGACTGGACTGTCTACGACGACCTGCGCTTCCGCGCTACCGCCTCCGAGGCCGTTCGTGCACCGAATATCGACGAACTGTTCGCGCCCCTGGGCCAGAACTTCTTCAACGTCGATGACCCCTGTGACGCAGACGAGATCCCGTACGCTCCGGACCCCGCCCTGCGCGCGGCCAACTGTGCGGCCCTCGGTCTCGCGGCTGATTACCAGTCGCCGTGGAACGAAGGCCCGACCCTGCCGGGCTTCAGTGGCGGTAACGAGAACCTGCAGGAAGAGACAGCTACCACCTTCACCTACGGCCTGGTCTTCACCCCCGGCTTTGCCGAGGGCCTGACTCTGACCGTGGACTACTGGGATATCGAGATTGAAGATGCGATTTCCTACTACGGTGGCCAGACCATCCTCGACAAGTGTGTGGACGGTTCCTCCATCAACAACGCCTTCTGTGGCAACATCGAGCGTGACGCGAACGGCGACCTGGTCTCCCTGACCAGCTCCGCGCTGAATGCCTCAGCCCTGACGGCACGCGGTATCGACTATGAGGTACGCTATCAGTTTGCGCTGGCTGACGTATTCAACTCTGATGACCTGGGCAGCCTGACCCTGAGCCTGCTGGGTACGCACCTGCTGGAGCGCAACGACTACTCCTTCCAGGACGACCCCTCAGACGTCGATCAAATCGATGGCGAGCTGGGTGACCCAACTGATACCTTCATCAGCAACGTCACTTACCGCTACGGCAACCTGTCCGTCAACTGGCGCCACCAGTACATCGACAGCATGGCGCTGTTCAGCATTGGTGATGCCCGTCCGGAGAGCGCTGCACCGCCCTATACCGGCAAAGTGGGTTACAACAGCCTGCAGAGCCGCTACCTGTTCCAGGACAGCATCGAGGTCTTCGGCGGTGTCAACAACATCGAGGACAAAGCTCCCCCGGCCTACCTGACTGGTACCGGTGGTGGTTCCGGTATGTATGACACCCTGGGACGCACTTTCTACCTGGGTGCTAACTACACCTTCTAA
- a CDS encoding CHAD domain-containing protein: MAELEELPDEEAVHQVRKRCKKMRALLRLIRYEAEGLYRYENAQFRNLANTLSGSRDAVSLRDSLLKLAPGDYPQIEAFLSHRAEHQRDEQAMADAAQQLDQAAQRLEGWPLQPLRWIHTRKGYEKGYRRARKAMNKALAEESPESFHEFRKRVKDHWYHSRLMAKRYEKRIGPRQKPLNKLAKALGDWRDLHLLCTFLAPMSDRFPGELIPLLDSATKRSDELHRQIEQQADALFRPKQFAW; encoded by the coding sequence ATGGCTGAACTGGAAGAATTGCCTGACGAAGAAGCCGTGCACCAGGTACGCAAGCGCTGCAAGAAAATGCGCGCGCTGCTACGGTTGATCCGCTATGAGGCTGAGGGTCTCTATCGCTATGAAAATGCCCAGTTTCGCAACCTCGCCAACACTCTGTCCGGCAGCCGCGATGCTGTCTCCCTGAGAGATTCACTGCTGAAGCTCGCTCCTGGCGACTATCCACAGATTGAAGCATTCCTCAGCCACCGTGCAGAGCACCAGAGGGATGAACAGGCCATGGCAGATGCCGCGCAGCAACTGGATCAGGCAGCTCAGCGGCTTGAGGGTTGGCCACTGCAGCCGCTACGCTGGATACACACCCGCAAAGGCTACGAGAAAGGGTATCGCCGCGCCCGCAAGGCTATGAATAAGGCTCTAGCCGAGGAAAGCCCCGAAAGCTTTCACGAGTTCCGCAAACGAGTAAAAGACCACTGGTACCACAGCCGACTGATGGCAAAGCGATATGAGAAGCGTATCGGTCCTCGGCAGAAGCCACTCAACAAGCTGGCCAAGGCACTGGGAGACTGGCGCGACCTCCACCTGCTATGCACCTTCCTGGCACCAATGAGTGACCGATTCCCCGGTGAATTAATTCCCCTGCTCGATAGCGCCACCAAGCGTAGCGACGAATTGCATCGGCAAATTGAACAACAAGCCGACGCATTATTCCGCCCGAAGCAGTTTGCCTGGTAA
- a CDS encoding NfeD family protein, producing the protein MLDWLNLHIAYWHWLVLGLLLVTAEIFVSGFVLFWFGLAALLMGILTLAVDLPFTLQLILWAFASIAFVVIWVKSIKPRWKDRTTAGMAYEALVGQVGLVLESNAGKSRGRLKFPAPILGEDEWIFICTEEVAIGDRVRVTDISGNALMVAPH; encoded by the coding sequence ATGCTGGACTGGCTCAACCTTCATATCGCCTATTGGCACTGGCTGGTACTGGGCCTGCTGCTGGTGACCGCCGAGATCTTTGTCTCCGGCTTCGTCCTGTTCTGGTTCGGCCTCGCCGCCCTGCTCATGGGCATCCTGACACTGGCCGTGGACCTGCCCTTTACCCTGCAACTGATCCTGTGGGCCTTCGCCTCCATCGCCTTTGTGGTGATCTGGGTCAAAAGTATCAAACCGCGCTGGAAAGACCGCACCACCGCCGGCATGGCCTACGAGGCACTGGTGGGGCAGGTGGGCCTGGTACTGGAATCGAACGCCGGGAAGAGTCGCGGCCGACTGAAATTCCCCGCGCCGATTTTGGGCGAAGACGAATGGATCTTTATCTGCACGGAAGAGGTCGCCATTGGCGATCGCGTGCGCGTCACCGATATTTCCGGCAATGCACTGATGGTAGCACCACACTGA
- a CDS encoding SPFH domain-containing protein, which translates to MEGLYVVLALVALVVITIAKGVRIVPQGSKHIVQRLGKYHKTLTPGMNVVIPYVDQVPYKVTTKDIVLDIPSQEVITQDNATIIANAVAYINIVSPEKAVYGVEDYEIAIQNLVQTALRSIIGEMSLDSALSSRDLIKAKLKEGISDDIADWGINLKTVEIQDINPSQTMQAAMEEQAAAERQRRATVTRAEGEKQAAILEADGRLEASKRDAKAQVVLADASREAIERVSSAIGEQEMPVMYLLGERYISALSELSQSDNAKNVILPADLPQAVKGLLNR; encoded by the coding sequence GTGGAAGGTTTATATGTAGTACTGGCGCTGGTGGCGCTTGTGGTGATCACCATCGCCAAGGGGGTACGCATCGTACCGCAGGGCTCCAAGCATATCGTGCAGCGGCTGGGGAAATACCATAAAACCCTGACCCCGGGTATGAACGTGGTGATTCCCTATGTGGATCAGGTGCCCTACAAGGTAACCACCAAGGATATCGTGCTGGATATCCCCTCCCAGGAAGTCATCACCCAGGACAACGCCACCATCATTGCCAACGCCGTGGCTTACATCAATATCGTCTCACCGGAGAAGGCGGTGTACGGCGTTGAGGATTACGAGATCGCTATCCAGAACCTGGTCCAGACCGCGCTGCGTTCGATCATCGGTGAGATGTCACTGGACTCGGCACTGTCCTCCCGCGACCTGATCAAGGCCAAGCTGAAGGAAGGCATCTCCGACGATATTGCCGACTGGGGCATCAACCTGAAAACTGTCGAGATTCAGGACATCAACCCCTCTCAGACCATGCAGGCCGCCATGGAAGAGCAGGCCGCCGCCGAACGCCAGCGCCGTGCCACCGTCACCCGGGCCGAGGGTGAGAAGCAGGCCGCCATCCTCGAGGCCGACGGCCGCCTGGAAGCCTCCAAGCGCGATGCCAAAGCCCAGGTGGTCCTTGCCGACGCCAGCCGCGAGGCCATCGAGCGCGTTTCCTCCGCCATCGGTGAGCAGGAAATGCCAGTGATGTACCTGCTTGGCGAGCGCTATATCTCTGCACTGTCAGAGCTGTCGCAGTCCGACAATGCCAAGAATGTGATTCTGCCCGCGGATCTGCCGCAAGCGGTGAAGGGATTGCTCAACCGATAG
- a CDS encoding choline kinase family protein, which translates to MSSTPHDIIPDDWHCWSDTKPSVIKKLAGGLTNQSYLIATPVDQLVLRRNSGISDALDLNRRAEANTLRLADEAGLCAPVIHCDTQCEYLVTRYIEGTNWRNEGCGSLKSLAALLRGIHRLPAINARLVVEEKIEKYWQSIDSRAEFYSVLHSLDHAIEQHLRKARALGEGESLCHNDLSAGNLILASTGQLYAIDWEYAAMGDSFYELAVITEEYGLVERQQERLLEEYLQRPLVLTDWQRLEHWRVIYGYLSVLWYAVQFSTESTRSPGLQRKIVNRAVQLSTLSAGVRR; encoded by the coding sequence ATGAGTAGTACCCCGCACGACATTATTCCCGATGACTGGCATTGCTGGAGCGACACGAAGCCCTCTGTCATCAAGAAGCTCGCGGGCGGGTTGACCAATCAAAGCTACTTGATTGCTACTCCGGTAGACCAGTTGGTATTGCGGAGAAACTCAGGGATCAGTGATGCGCTGGACCTGAACCGCCGGGCCGAAGCGAACACGCTGCGGCTCGCGGATGAAGCCGGATTGTGTGCACCTGTGATTCACTGTGACACCCAGTGCGAGTATCTCGTTACGCGTTATATCGAAGGAACAAACTGGCGAAATGAGGGTTGCGGCTCCCTGAAAAGCCTGGCCGCGTTGTTGCGCGGGATACATAGATTGCCGGCTATCAACGCTCGATTGGTTGTTGAAGAAAAGATAGAAAAATATTGGCAGTCAATCGACTCCAGGGCGGAATTCTATTCCGTTTTACATTCATTGGATCACGCGATAGAGCAGCATCTTCGAAAAGCGAGGGCATTGGGTGAAGGTGAATCTCTGTGCCACAACGATCTGTCAGCGGGCAATCTGATCTTGGCCAGTACAGGCCAGCTGTACGCTATTGATTGGGAGTATGCCGCCATGGGTGACTCCTTCTATGAACTGGCGGTGATCACTGAAGAATACGGGCTGGTAGAGCGGCAACAGGAGCGCTTATTGGAAGAATACCTGCAGCGCCCCTTGGTGCTCACAGACTGGCAGCGCCTGGAGCATTGGCGAGTCATCTATGGATATCTATCTGTGCTGTGGTACGCCGTGCAGTTTTCTACCGAATCGACTAGAAGTCCTGGTCTCCAGCGGAAAATTGTCAATCGAGCCGTGCAGCTATCCACATTGAGTGCAGGTGTTCGCCGGTAG